From the Penicillium oxalicum strain HP7-1 chromosome V, whole genome shotgun sequence genome, one window contains:
- a CDS encoding putative prefoldin subunit 2 produces the protein MSQQQIDPRKQQELQLQYTNFKNTLQQLAQKIGDIEQEAEEHKLVIETLDPLPSDRKCFRMVNGVLVERTVQDVLPALKTNSDGLKQVLDDMLKQYKNKQNELDTWKVSPHRGEEFLLDQSSAGTQWGLVVSESVY, from the exons ATGTCCCAACAGCAGATAGACCCAAGGAAGCAGCAAG agctccagctccaataCACCAATTTCAAAAACACGCTGCAACAATTAGCGCAGAAGATCGGGGATATCGAGCAGGAAGCCGAGGAACACAA ACTGGTCATTGAGACGCTAGACCCTCTCCCCTCCGATCGCAAATGCTTCCGCATGGTTAATGGTGTTCTTGTTGAGCGTACTGTCCAGGATGTTCTGCCAGCACTCAAGACCAACTCGGATGGTTTGAAGCAGGTGTTGGACGACATGTTGAAGCAATACAAGAACAAACAGAATGAGCTGGATACCTGGAAGGTGAGTCCGCACCGCGGCGAAGAATTTTTACTAGATCAGAGCTCTGCGGGCACCCAATGGGGCTTGGTTGTTTCTGAATCGGTTTATTGA
- a CDS encoding Acetamidase regulatory protein, which translates to MSTANDNPSPPFTADGVSKRKQGSAACVHCHRRKVRCDARVVGLPCTNCRSSGKTDCRIHEKKKRLAVRSILDPVPIRSRPLPTPESVVNPPSTAGTPIPTSFATAFSAETANSGLGNTRHHDFQSNSGSDSFGRHGPDLSHAHEAHSEMEQHLVKLIDEDDSGRREIQRGVRAFYVGHEHSNMSFLIRQQRDQADNVYHFASNEIPRRQMKTGHDQLLMDALTLPEPALADELVQAYFTYVNPGYPIVDEDLFMTQYRNRDPADPPPILLLQAILLVGTHVSRPKAERDTLKDIFFRRTKYLFDNRIERNRDILVQVALLLTWHSDRADDDVAADAHFWVGVAARIATGLGMHRNPVSSSFVTRDRRMWRRLWFIIVQYDVLVSLSYGRPQAINLDDSDVSPLTLADFENCGPHVQSEFVIHFTELCTMISYLIRDRFGLRATDERRKAVLQEADESLANWSLKLPDNLRLRASDMDPWSAMLHLTYNNFLILLHRPHPRASAYSDDYGPHDAEICSAAASVIASIFEELRLHDRLRFLWYTGVHTLFTAMIQVRVELRFSNPVLAINALRRFDSATYSLRELAAYWVHAGTILRLFEDSKRLKEDLRLATAGGSKPYATTQAHSAAPPPPPPPPPPPHPPIKALQVTSPAPAPTMHHSRQMSYGVGTPDSARSQQTTMSPQANPGFENWITAPLRLNVGPLERNDPYSTAMQVDQMDSSRDYPDWRQLFSFTDSDLPVPMAMDGLMELEDEWRQIYWQDAPMTDLMPDSGWMHGV; encoded by the exons ATGTCTACCGCCAACGATAATCCCTCCCCGCCCTTTACGGCCGATGGGGTGAGCAAGCGCAAACAAG GGTCGGCTGCCTGTGTCCATTGTCACCGCCGCAAGGTCCGCTGCGATGCTCGTGTTGTCGGTCTTCCCTGTACAAACTGTCGCTCTTCTGGAAAGACCGATTGTCGCAtccatgagaagaaaaagcggCTGGCTGTCAGGTCGATTCTAGACCCCGTTCCGATCCGATCTCGGCCTCTCCCGACCCCAGAGAGTGTCGTGAATCCGCCCTCGACAGCTGGCACACCAATACCTACCAGCTTTGCGACAGCCTTTTCGGCTGAGACCGCCAATTCGGGTCTGGGGAATACTCGGCATCATGACTTTCAATCAAATTCTGGCTCAGACTCGTTTGGGCGCCATGGCCCAGACTTGTCGCATGCTCACGAAGCCCATTCGGAAATGGAGCAGCACCTTGTGAAACTCATCGATGAAGACGATTCCGGTCGACGGGAAATTCAAAGGGGCGTGCGCGCATTCTACGTCGGTCACGAACACTCCAACATGTCATTCCTGATTCGTCAACAGCGAGACCAAGCCGACAATGTCTATCACTTTGCCAGCAACGAAATACCTCGGCGGCAAATGAAGACGGGTCATGATCAGCTGCTGATGGATGCGCTTACTCTTCCCGAGCCTGCACTGGCAGACGAACTGGTCCAGGCGTACTTCACCTACGTGAACCCAGGCTATCCAATCGTCGATGAAGACTTGTTCATGACACAATATCGCAACCGGGATCCCGCCGATCCTCCGCCTATCTTGTTGCTTCAAGCTATTCTCTTGGTCGGAACACACGTGTCTCGGCCCAAGGCAGAGCGCGACACCTTGAAAGATATCTTCTTCCGTCGTACGAAGTATCTATTTGACAATCGCATCGAACGGAATCGCGACATTCTCGTTCAGGTGGCTCTGCTTTTGACGTGGCATTCGGATCGAGCCGACGATGATGTTGCTGCGGATGCCCACTTCTGGGTCGGTGTGGCCGCGCGAATTGCTACCGGACTCGGAATGCATCGAAATCCCGTCTCGAGCAGTTTTGTTACCCGTGATCGGCGAATGTGGAGACGTCTCTGGTTCATTATCGTCCAATACGATGTTCTGGTATCACTCTCCTACGGACGGCCCCAGGCGAT TAACCTGGATGATTCAGACGTCTCCCCATTAACCCTGGCGGATTTTGAAAATTGCGGTCCACATGTGCAATCTGAATTTGTCATTCACTTCACGGAGTTATGCACCATGATCTCGTATTTGATCAGAGATCGATTCGGCCTTCGAGCTACGGACGAACGTCGCAAAGCAGTCTTGCAGGAGGCCGATGAATCCCTCGCAAATTGGTCTCTGAAATTACCGGATAATTTGCGCCTTCGAGCCTCTGATATGGACCCCTGGTCGGCCATGCTCCACTTGACCTACAACAATTTCCTCATCCTACTCCATCGACCCCATCCCAGAGCGTCTGCTTACTCCGACGACTATGGCCCCCACGATGCCGAAATCTGCAGTGCCGCTGCCAGTGTCATCGCATCTATCTTTGAGGAGCTGCGGTTACACGATCGTTTGAGGTTCCTCTGGTACACCGGCGTTCACACCTTGTTCACGGCCATGATCCAAGTCCGCGTGGAGCTTCGATTCTCAAATCCGGTGTTGGCGATCAATGCCTTACGGCGTTTCGATTCAGCAACCTACAGCTTGCGCGAACTGGCAGCATATTGGGTCCATGCGGGCACGATACTCCGTCTTTTCGAAGACTCGAAACGATTGAAGGAAGACTTGCGCTTGGCAACCGCTGGTGGGTCGAAACCATATGCTACCACTCAAGCACACTCGGCGGCTCCCCctccgccgccaccaccaccacctccaccccaCCCTCCTATCAAGGCACTGCAGGTCACATCTCCCGCGCCTGCGCCTACCATGCACCATTCGCGACAGATGTCGTATGGTGTAGGGACTCCGGACTCGGCACGTTCGCAGCAGACCACAATGTCGCCCCAGGCCAATCCAGGATTCGAGAATTGGATCACTGCACCTCTGAGGCTCAATGTAGGACCTTTGGAGCGAAACGATCCGTACTCGACCGCCATGCAGGTCGATCAAATGGACTCGTCTCGTGATTATCCGGATTGGCGCCAGCTCTTCTCCTTTACAGATTCAGATCTGCCTGTTCCCATGGCGATGGACGGTCTCATGGAACTTGAGGATGAATGGCGGCAAATCTACTGGCAAGACGCTCCGATGACAGACCTCATGCCTGATAGTGGCTGGATGCATGGAGTATAG
- a CDS encoding Nuclear transcription factor Y has product MSESQSHSPKEHEEVGAHSGDEQEHMDKDQQDGAGQGQGEFEVKEQDRWLPIANVARIMKLALPENAKIAKEAKECMQECVSEFISFITSEASEKCQQEKRKTVNGEDILFAMTSLGFENYAEALKIYLSKYRETQTSRNENQGRPGSSGFGAGGQVGGAGQSRPSGFPEGAEGANNILNPSLGQADQEAYGYPTIVGQSHNGAGGDAY; this is encoded by the exons ATGTCTGAATCGCAGTCACATTCCCCCAAGGAGCATGAAGAAGTCGGCGCGCATTCTGGCGACGAACAAGAGCACATGGACAAAGACCAGCAAGATGGTGCGGGCCAGGGCCAAGGCGAATTCGAGGTCAAGGAACAAGACCGATGGCTTCCGATTGCAAACG TGGCTCGCATCATGAAACTCGCGCTTCCTGAAAACGCCAAAATCGCCAAGGAAGCGAAAGAGTGCATGCAGGAGTGTGTGAGCGAGTTTATCTCGTTCATCACTAGTGAGG CATCCGAGAAATGCCAGCAAGAAAAGCGGAAGACCGTCAACGGCGAGGACATTCTCTTCGCCATGACCTCTCTGGGCTTCGAGAACTACGCCGAGGCCTTGAAGATTTACCTCTCGAAGTACCGTGAA ACCCAGACTTCGAGAAATGAGAACCAAGGCCGCCCAGGGAGCAGTGGGTTCGGTGCTGGTGGCCAGGTTGGCGGCGCCGGCCAGTCTCGTCCCAGCGGGTTTCCAGAGGGCGCAGAGGGTGCTAACAACATCCTCAACCCCAGCCTGGGCCAAGCGGACCAAGAGGCCTATGGGTATCCCACGATTGTTGGGCAGTCCCACAATGGCGCTGGCGGAGATGCTTACTAG
- a CDS encoding putative cardiolipin-specific deacylase, with the protein MASGSIDSPSPEESRERRRPSSPMQGEEGTPYAARAAVGAAAVSNSFFPLGYREGFSQWWARLPAAAAEHKVLSYLPYLHHEPPTHLQTGNTGSFPNGSTPESLQSADHTQQGQISTNSSDDPYGPRRWSSSMVELSGKDRALNEFSVERVGEEAEQHLVMLHGYGAGLGFFYKNFEPLSRLKGWQLHALDMLGMGRSTRPPFKIKAKEREEAIREAEAWFVDALEEWRIKRKIDRFTLLGHSLGGYMAVAYALKYPGHLNKLILASPVGIPEDPYAMASDVTEPSDSTLVNEVTQDQQEITASAAVPGSAPKTTDGSFITGRNPEPGAAAVNRPPRRNMPKWFAYLWDANISPFSLVRWSGPLGPRIVSGWTSRRFSHLPADEAKALHDYSYSIFSQRGSGEYALAYILAPGAFARSPLIRRIHGVGRQMIAAENSPLPNPASNPSSCSLFPKPPSPPADPQEATEAVPPSHSTEASAPRRENGIPIVFMYGDHDWMDVSGGHAAAARLEEEKQRTLANAPPEEREKDQGSSKVVVISRAGHHLYLDGWKEFNKVVLAEMEEVSQREKRT; encoded by the exons ATGGCCTCAGGGTCGATCGACTCCCCATCACCAGAAGAATCTCGTGAGCGCCGCAGGCCTTCGTCTCCGATGCAAGGCGAAGAGGGGACACCGTATGCAGCCCGTGCGGCTGTTGGCGCAGCCGCAGTCAGCAACTCCTTCTTTCCACTGGGGTATCGCGAGGGGTTCAGCCAATGG TGGGCGCGACTTCCTGCGGCAGCCGCAGAGCACAAGGTGCTGTCCTACCTGCCATACCTTCACCATGAACCTCCCACCCATCTGCAAACAGGAAATACCGGAAGCTTTCCCAACGGATCCACGCCGGAGAGCCTCCAGTCCGCCGACCATACACAACAGGGTCAAATCTCTACCAATTCCTCTGACGATCCGTACGGGCCGCGCCGATGGAGCTCCAGCATGGTCGAGCTGTCCGGGAAGGACCGGGCGCTGAATGAATTCTCGGTGGAACGCGTCGGGGAAGAAGCAGAGCAGCATCTGGTCATGCTGCACGGCTACGGTGCGGGACTGGGCTTCTTCTACAAGAATTTCGAGCCCTTGAGCCGGCTGAAGGGCTGGCAATTGCACGCCCTCGACATGCTGGGCATGGGTCGCAGTACGCGGCCACCAttcaagatcaaggcgaaagaaagagaggaggccattcgcgaggccgaggcaTGGTTTGTCGATGCCCTGGAAGAATGGCGGATCAAGCGTAAGATTGATCGCTTCACATTGCTGGGCCACAGTCTGGGTGGATATATGGCCGTGGCGTATGCCTTGAAATACCCTGGGCATCTGAACAAGCTCATCCTAGCCTCCCCAGTCGGTATCCCGGAGGATCCCTACGCGATGGCCTCGGACGTCACCGAACCCTCTGATTCCACCCTTGTCAACGAAGTCACCCAGGACCAACAAGAGATCACCGCTTCCGCTGCGGTCCCGGGATCGGCTCCCAAGACCACCGACGGTAGCTTCATCACCGGGCGTAACCCAGAGCCTGGCGCAGCGGCGGTCAATCGGCCTCCGCGTCGAAATATGCCCAAGTGGTTTGCCTATCTGTGGGATGCCAACATCTCCCCATTCAGTTTGGTCCGATGGTCTGGTCCCCTGGGCCCACGGATAGTTTCTGGGTGGACTTCGCGTCGGTTCTCCCACCTTCCAGCCGACGAGGCAAAGGCACTTCACGATTACTCGTACTCGATCTTCAGTCAACGTGGGAGTGGTGAATATGCTCTTGCGTACATCCTGGCCCCTGGGGCTTTTGCTCGCAGTCCTCTTATCCGCCGAATTCATGGCGTGGGTCGCCAGATGATTGCCGCTGAGAACAGCCCACTGCCTAACCCAGCCTCGAACCCTTCCTCGTGTTCCTTGTTCCCCAAACCACCGAGCCCCCCTGCCGATCCCCAGGAAGCAACCGAAGCAGTTCCCCCTTCTCACTCCACCGAGGCATCCGCTCCACGTCGGGAGAATGGAATTCCAATCGTCTTCATGTATGGAGATCACGATTGGATGGATGTCTCCGGCGGCCACGCCGCCGCTGCCCGtcttgaagaagagaagcagcGCACCCTAGCCAATGCTCCGCCTGAGGAACGTGAAAAGGACCAAGGTTCATCCAAGGTGGTCGTCATCAGTCGAGCTGGACACCACCTCTACCTGGACGGATGGAAAGAGTTCAACAAGGTGGTTCTggctgagatggaagaggtcAGTCAGCGTGAGAAACGGACGTGA
- a CDS encoding DNA replication licensing factor mcm3 has translation MDGIQLRDEAAQDRVRAAIEFLDPSDERARSYRVDIVVMLNRGLRRLTVSLDEIRAHNRELSDGLCMSPFDYTQAFDHALKEVVKRLPNRPEKEKLDEVNYYCAYVGAFGDFSCNPRTLSSSHLNRMISLEGIVTKCSLVRPKVIQSVHYSEKKDRFFSRKYRDQTMTATGATSLNVYPQEDEDKNPLITEYGYSTYMDHQSISIQEMPERAPAGQLPRSVDVILDDDLVDKAKPGDRIQLVGIYRTLGNRNASSGSSTFRTIVMANNIIQLSSKGGSGIAQATITDTDIRNINKIAKKKNVFELLSQSLAPSIHGHDYIKKAILLMLLGGMEKNLENGTHLRGDINILMVGDPSTAKSQLLRFVLNTAPLAIATTGRGSSGVGLTAAVTSDKETGERRLEAGAMVLADRGVVCIDEFDKMSDIDRVAIHEVMEQQTVTIAKAGIHTSLNARCSVLAAANPIYGQYDPHKDPHKNIALPDSLLSRFDLLFVVTDDIEDARDRIVSEHVLRMHRYRQPGTEEGAPVREQLNQTLGVGIEDRVDANQPTEVFEKFNVMLHGGMVNSGRGRNKNVEIISIPFIKKYIQYAKTRIKPVLTKGAADHIIAAYSALRNDDLASTQRRTSPITPRTLETLIRLSTAHAKARLSNRVEEKDAKHAEAILRFAMFKEIVEDTRRKRRKVTSFEESDEDSDEDNDDGDDNTPVNDISSATPGRRVATRSRAVASTAASDDDPDSLYTSSPRAQRMRSSQTTRTQTHTESQMSVASSQPASQLVQSQTDDSQSTSASSQPISPARMALFRQILGPLMRKLFDDSEMMNVDELIDAINEGVRASPQHGAGHVFSRPEAIQALKHLNDENKIMFLEGDDNVYRI, from the exons ATGGATGGAATTCAATTACGAGATGAGGCCGCACAGGATCGAGTGCGAGCCGCAATCGAATTTCTCGATCCTA GCGATGAACGGGCGCGGAG CTATCGAGTCGATATTGTGGTGATGCTGAATCGGGGCCTGCGACGTCTGACG GTCAGCCTCGATGAGATCAGAGCACACAACCGCGAGCTCTCCGACGG GCTTTGCATGTCTCCGTTTGACTACACACAAGCTTTTGACCATGCTCTCAAGGAGGTCGTCAAACGATTGCCGAACCGCCccgaaaaagagaaattaGATGAAGTG AACTACTATTGCGCCTATGTCGGAGCCTTTGGAGATTTCTCCTGCAACCCACGCACCCTCAGCTCCTCACACCTCAACCGCATGATTTCGCTAGAAGGCATTGTCACAAAATGCTCTCTGGTCCGACCAAAGGTGATCCAAAGTGTTCATTAcagtgagaagaaggatcgCTTTTTCTCAAGGAAGTACCGTGATCAAACCATGACAGCCACCGGAGCGACAAGCTTGAATGTTTACCCgcaggaggatgaagacaaGAATCCG CTTATTACCGAGTACGGCTACTCCACATACATGGACCACCAGTCTATCTCAATTCAGGAAATGCCTGAACGAGCTCCCGCGGGACAACTGCCTCGCAGCGTTGATGTGATCCTCGACGACGATCTCGTTGATAAAGCGAAGCCCGGCGACAGAATTCAACTCGTCGGAATCTATCGCACTCTCGGAAATCGAAACGCAAGCTCTGGGTCATCCACCTTCCGCACCATCGTCATGGCCAACAACATCATTCAACTCTCCTCCAAGGGCGGCTCCGGGATCGCTCAAGCCACTATCACCGACACTGATATTCGcaacatcaacaagatcgccaagaagaagaacgtCTTCGAACTCCTGTCCCAGTCCCTTGCGCCGAGTATTCATGGACATGACtacatcaagaaggccatcCTACTGATGCTGCTTGGTGGTATGGAGAAGAACCTTGAGAATGGCACTCATCTTCGTGGTGACATCAATATCTTGATGGTTGGTGATCCATCCACGGCCAAATCTCAACTTTTGCGATTTGTCCTGAACACAGCCCCCTTGGCTATCGCTACAACGGGTCGTGGCTCTTCCGGTGTCGGTTTGACGGCCGCTGTGACTTCCGACAAAGAGACTGGCGAGCGTCGGCTGGAGGCTGGTGCCATGGTCCTCGCTGACCGTGGTGTGGTCTGCATTGATGAGTTTGACAAGATGAGTGACATCGATCGGGTTGCGATTCACGAAGTCATGGAGCAACAGACCGTCACCATTGCCAAGGCTGGAATTCACACCAGCCTGAATGCGCGCTGCAGTGTCCTGGCTGCTGCGAATCCCATCTACGGTCAATACGATCCTCACAAGGATCCTCATAAGAACATCGCACTTCCCgactctctcctttctcgGTTTGATTTACTCTTTGTTGTCACCGACGATATTGAAGATGCGCGAGACCGGATTGTTTCTGAGCATGTCCTGCGCATGCACCGCTACCGTCAGCCCGGTACGGAGGAGGGCGCCCCCGTGCGCGAACAGCTGAATCAGACCTTGGGCGTTGGTATCGAAGATCGGGTCGATGCCAACCAACCTACCGAGGTCTTTGAGAAGTTCAATGTCATGTTGCACGGTGGTATGGTCAACTCTGGCCGTGGTCGCAACAAGAACGTGGAAATCATCAGCATTCCTTTCATCAAAAAGTATATCCAATACGCCAAAACTCGTATCAAGCCTGTCCTGACCAAGGGTGCGGCCGACCACATTATTGCCGCATATTCCGCCCTTCGAAATGACGACCTTGCCAGCACGCAGCGCCGTACCTCTCCCATCACTCCCCGTACCCTCGAGACGCTTATTCGTCTCTCTACTGCGCACGCCAAGGCCCGCTTGTCCAACCGtgtggaagaaaaagatgcCAAGCACGCTGAAGCTATCCTCCGGTTTGCCATGTTCAAGGAGATTGTCGAAGATACCCGCCGCAAGCGTAGAAAGGTCACCTCATTCGAAGAGTCAGACGAGGACAGTGACGAGGATAATGATGACGGTGACGACAACACGCCTGTCAACGATATATCTAGTGCGACTCCCGGACGAAGAGTTGCGACAAGGTCGCGTGCTGTCGCCAGCACCGCTGCTTCTGATGACGACCCAGACAGTCTCTACACCTCCAGCCCCCGCGCCCAGCGGATGCGCTCTAGCCAGACGACCCGCACACAAACGCATACCGAGTCTCAAATGTCGGTGGCCTCGTCACAACCTGCCTCCCAGCTGGTACAGTCTCAGACGGATGATTCGCAGTCTACATCGGCGTCCTCCCAGCCGATTTCCCCCGCCCGCATGGCGTTGTTCCGGCAAATCCTGGGACCTCTTATGCGGAAGCTCTTTGACGACAGCGAGATGATGAATGTCGACGAACTGATTGATGCGATTAATGAAGGCGTGCGTGCCTCGCCGCAGCATGGAGCTGGCCACGTCTTTTCCCGACCGGAGGCCATTCAAGCTTTGAAGCACTTGAATGATGAGAATAAGATTAT GTTCCTTGAGGGTGACGACAACGTATACCGCATTTAA